The region GGTTCATAAAGTAAAGGTTCTGGAATATTTTCCCTCAATTACGTTAACCGTAAAATCTTGCgactatttatatttacaaaggTAGGTATTTAGTCTAGCCGGCCAGCGGATGTCGTGGTGTCTCCCAGTGCTCCCATGGCAtccacatatttggctggtgAGGGAATACCGGTGGGTTTTTAATGGGTAAATGGGTAGGCCTTATGGGGAGAGGAGAGTCCCATACACCCCCTGCGTCGTCCCCACGGCGCAGGGATAGTGCGCAACGCATTTTCCCACCACAAAAAAAGGCATTTAGTCTACAATCatcacgaagcttgaggtcccgggttcgaatcccggccggtacagatatttgtatgataatacgaatgtttgttctcggatcttggatgtttaatatgtatttatgtaagtatgtatctatctatataagtatgtttatccgttgcctagtgtccatagtacaagctttgcttagtttgggactaggtccatTGGTGTCAATTAAGTGTCCCATGTCCCATGTCCCAtgatcatacaaataaaatatattatatatcaaataaatcacAGTGAAAAACCATTGTAGGTAATAGAGAATCAGcccatttattttgtacaattatatACAAtcgttaaaatatttattcgatAGCGGAGGTAGGTTTACCAAGGGTGGACGCTGTAAGCCCTGGGGGATACGGCGGAGTAAGCGAGGGGAGAAGCTACTACACTGGAGTAAGAAGGTACAACCGAGGAGTAAGGAGACACTACTGCGGAATAAGGAGAAACAACAGGAGCGGAGTAGGCGAGAGAAGAGACGGGAGCAACGTAGGAGCTGTACGCCACAGGAGCGACAGATCGCTTGCGAAGGTGGTGACCAGACAGAGCCTTGGCTTGGTAGTGGGCAGCACGGGCGGCGACGACTTCAGGGGTGTCCAGAGGCACTCCGTTGACGGCATCCAAGACGACTGCGGGGGTGTTCGGAGCTTGAGATAGGCCGTAACCGTAGGCAGGAACGACAGCGGGGCCAACGGCTGGGACGACTGTAGGGGCACTGTAGACAGCAGGGGCGCTGTAGACAGCAGGGGCACCGTAGACAGCAGGGGCACTGTACACTGTAGGCACTCCATGTGCCACGCTGCTGCTGTACTGAGAGACCGAGCTCACAGCCGGCACCGCAGCACTGTAGGCCACCGGTGCAAACACCCCAGGCTTGGCCGCCGCCAAAGCCAAAACGGAGAACAACACCACCAGCTTGTACATTGTGGTCTGTGTTGATTTGACTCGTCTAACCGATTAACAAGGATTGACTGATGCCTAATTCGCCATCAAGGATGCTTATATACCCGCCTAACTAACTATTAACAATAAAATGCCAAACAATCACCTTCAAACTCCTACTTTGCTAGTACAACTAATGATTGTATTATCAGTAGGTATATAGTTGCTCTATATCAAGAGACGATTTTTTATTAGAGGCGGAAGCTTTGGAAATGTCTGCGTACAATAATCTCAATATTCAAGGTACTGTCATGATCATGAATATTTATGTCGCACTTTTTGAGTCCCATTATTAGGATAAGCGATAAATGTTACAAGGATAAACTTCCTTAAACAGGTACTTGAATGAAGGTGATAGTTATCTTTGTCTTTACATAATAtggaataaaaactttttaacaaaaaaattaagccgccgaaaaaactgaatagcaaaaataactttttttttaccttatttATAGTCAAAATCCTCCGCGTAAAGTACTctgtccgcgtagtattcgtttatcgctatcccgcgggaactttttcattttccggaataaaaaatatccaatGCCGTTCCCGGGggtcaaactatctgtattattataatagttatactagccgttacccgcgactccgtccgcgcagaatacgtttatcactatcccgcgggaactatgcaattttccgggataaaaactattctatgtccaggactcaaactatgtgtacgtacctataccgaatttcatctaaatcggttaagcggtttagacgtgattgagtaacaaacatcttctcaaactttcacatttataacattagatttgctattagtaggataatccacccaggtataggtagtgccgcgagagttgaagtgaatgattacacacacagttacaaaaataactgattgcacaaaaggagaatgaattaaattaatgaattaatgtcaaaatcctgctgtcattacacgacacgttcttgtgtgcgtgacctcaacactggtggcactacctataggtaggtacctaagtttttatttttttcggacggactgtTGCATGCTGTTAGGCTCAGAAAGCTTTTagagcttaccggagagagggtgAGCTGccagatgggctgctcagcaagtgGTGGTTTATCTtttagcatgccaaagggtgcTCCTATTGAGCCGACCTCGGACTTTGGACGCCAAGGGAGAATTTTTAATCAATCGGAATTTTAATGCTACATCGTTTCGGAAAGACTATATACCTAAGTATGCACTCGATGTAACAAATGCTGAACTGATATCCTCTTCAAACAAAATTTCTGTTTATGTATGCTGACGAGAATACAAGTAGACTCACATATAGATAGTTTAATTACAAATGTTTCATAACGACAACAGTTAAAAGCTCCTATTGCATTATTTCGATCTTTCAATATTACTACGAAGGAATTATATGAGACATAAAACATGTGACGtgcatataaataataattatacaaattCAATGTTTTAAACTCACGTAACGATTTCTTGACCGCCCATTGACACCCAAAACATATGTTGAATTACAAATGCGTTGCTGGCTCTGCAACGCATCCGCGCTTCGgcatctgcc is a window of Choristoneura fumiferana chromosome 8, NRCan_CFum_1, whole genome shotgun sequence DNA encoding:
- the LOC141430487 gene encoding uncharacterized protein, whose amino-acid sequence is MYKLVVLFSVLALAAAKPGVFAPVAYSAAVPAVSSVSQYSSSVAHGVPTVYSAPAVYGAPAVYSAPAVYSAPTVVPAVGPAVVPAYGYGLSQAPNTPAVVLDAVNGVPLDTPEVVAARAAHYQAKALSGHHLRKRSVAPVAYSSYVAPVSSLAYSAPVVSPYSAVVSPYSSVVPSYSSVVASPLAYSAVSPRAYSVHPW